The following are from one region of the Mycolicibacterium helvum genome:
- a CDS encoding TetR/AcrR family transcriptional regulator, whose translation MARPSRRVERRSEILDAAIALIERHDLASLKIADVAAELGLTANAVRYYFKDMDQLLSELALRSDVRFYDERLAVVERTDDAPTQLALTIAAGLPAGPEDAEWRSIWRAVLAAGFELDQRRDVQGIYHRQVDLYARVLTDGERAGAFRLGSPARDIAMTLMSLEDYLGYRIVARDPALDRQTALRLMREYAELATGVRLPSAE comes from the coding sequence GTGGCACGGCCTAGTCGACGAGTTGAGCGCCGCAGTGAAATCCTTGATGCCGCAATTGCTTTGATCGAACGACACGATCTAGCGAGCCTCAAGATCGCCGACGTTGCTGCCGAACTTGGGCTGACGGCCAATGCCGTCCGCTACTACTTCAAGGACATGGATCAACTGTTGTCGGAGTTGGCCCTGCGGTCCGACGTTCGCTTCTATGACGAGCGGCTCGCAGTCGTCGAGCGCACCGATGACGCCCCCACGCAACTGGCGTTGACCATCGCCGCGGGACTCCCGGCGGGGCCGGAGGATGCGGAATGGCGGTCTATTTGGCGGGCGGTGCTCGCCGCAGGCTTCGAGCTGGACCAGCGTCGCGACGTCCAGGGGATCTATCACCGGCAGGTGGATCTCTATGCCCGCGTGCTCACCGACGGTGAGCGGGCCGGAGCGTTTCGCCTCGGGTCGCCTGCCCGTGACATCGCGATGACGTTGATGTCGTTAGAGGACTACCTCGGATATCGCATCGTGGCGCGGGACCCGGCGCTCGACCGGCAGACAGCCCTGCGATTGATGCGCGAGTACGCCGAACTGGCGACCGGCGTGCGCCTGCCATCGGCGGAGTGA
- a CDS encoding TetR/AcrR family transcriptional regulator, with translation MSIIGMVSDVKVSRRERYAAQTCEAVLGSAKTLFVSKGFDATSVDEIADLAQASKGAVYHHFRDKQAIFTELFRASQEAVTAKVIEAMPSVAEEPWAKVQTAIRLFLHGYVADDDARALLRQVVSVLGWDRVRELNEQQTLPFLRATLENFVANGYARPVPIEATVELFFSMFYNAVLFITDAKDPDKASTEVETVIFCALEGLKPSP, from the coding sequence ATGAGTATTATCGGGATGGTGAGCGACGTCAAGGTCAGTCGGCGCGAAAGATATGCCGCACAAACGTGTGAAGCCGTACTCGGATCAGCCAAGACGTTGTTCGTGTCCAAGGGTTTCGACGCGACGTCCGTCGATGAGATCGCCGATCTCGCACAGGCGAGCAAAGGGGCGGTCTACCACCACTTCCGTGACAAACAGGCCATCTTCACCGAACTGTTCCGCGCCAGCCAGGAAGCGGTGACGGCCAAGGTGATCGAGGCGATGCCTAGCGTGGCCGAAGAGCCGTGGGCAAAGGTGCAGACGGCAATCCGCCTGTTCCTTCACGGCTACGTCGCCGACGACGATGCCCGCGCACTCCTTCGGCAGGTGGTGAGCGTCTTGGGTTGGGATCGCGTACGGGAACTCAACGAACAGCAGACGCTGCCCTTTCTGCGCGCGACCCTCGAGAACTTCGTGGCCAACGGCTACGCCCGCCCGGTCCCGATCGAGGCCACCGTCGAACTCTTCTTCAGCATGTTCTACAACGCCGTCTTGTTCATCACCGACGCCAAAGACCCCGATAAGGCTTCAACCGAGGTCGAGACGGTCATCTTCTGTGCGCTCGAGGGGCTCAAACCCTCCCCATAG
- a CDS encoding glycosyltransferase, producing the protein MSTVAIAAVGSHGDVAPLAGVGVALQKAGHRVVVAAYTPFAGLITECGLEFCELPADFTPGIDHADATSRETLAAIFTPRGVRKTGQLILDALSDIPADILLLSPLSELAGHPLAEAKGIPSLGVRLQPLSATAAYPPTVLGAWSMGAMGNRAAADTAGWVIDRLYGGVVAGFRRDLGLPKISARALRRRRTLGNWPILHGYSPTFLPRPADWRADLQVVGYWWPPPTPGWQPPQALTDFLAAGPAPVFIGLGSTVITAPRAEQLALIIAGALGQAGTRGVVQAGWAGLEISGDDVLTIGEAPHHWLFPQMAAVAHHCGAGTTAAALRSGVPTIALPGPVGDQPFWARRLRDLGASAATIPQRALTADKLSDAIRAAVTDHQIANKTKQLAARITGEDGAARVVDTVENLLHQSTH; encoded by the coding sequence ATGAGCACCGTGGCGATCGCCGCCGTCGGCAGCCATGGCGACGTCGCCCCCCTTGCAGGGGTGGGGGTGGCCCTGCAGAAAGCCGGGCACCGGGTCGTGGTGGCCGCGTACACGCCGTTTGCCGGCCTGATCACGGAGTGTGGGTTGGAATTTTGTGAGCTACCCGCTGACTTCACCCCAGGTATCGATCACGCCGACGCGACCTCAAGAGAGACTCTCGCCGCGATCTTCACGCCCCGAGGAGTGCGCAAAACAGGTCAGTTAATTCTGGACGCGTTGAGCGATATACCCGCCGACATCCTGCTGCTGTCGCCATTGTCGGAATTGGCTGGACATCCGCTCGCCGAAGCCAAAGGAATTCCGTCGCTCGGGGTGCGACTGCAGCCGCTGTCGGCCACGGCCGCCTACCCGCCGACTGTGCTGGGCGCCTGGTCCATGGGCGCCATGGGTAACCGGGCGGCGGCCGATACCGCCGGGTGGGTCATCGACCGCCTCTACGGCGGGGTCGTCGCCGGGTTCCGTCGCGACCTCGGGCTGCCCAAGATCTCGGCGCGGGCGCTACGACGTCGGCGCACTCTGGGGAACTGGCCCATCCTGCACGGCTATTCGCCCACCTTCCTCCCGCGACCGGCCGATTGGCGGGCCGACCTGCAGGTCGTGGGGTACTGGTGGCCGCCGCCGACACCGGGATGGCAGCCACCGCAGGCGCTGACCGATTTCCTGGCCGCCGGCCCAGCCCCGGTGTTCATTGGCCTCGGCAGCACCGTGATCACCGCACCGCGTGCCGAACAGCTGGCCCTCATCATTGCTGGTGCGCTGGGGCAGGCGGGTACGCGTGGTGTCGTCCAAGCCGGGTGGGCAGGCCTCGAGATATCCGGCGACGACGTCCTCACGATCGGCGAAGCACCCCACCACTGGCTATTCCCTCAAATGGCCGCCGTCGCCCATCACTGCGGCGCCGGGACCACCGCCGCCGCCCTGCGCTCCGGCGTCCCTACCATCGCCCTACCCGGGCCCGTCGGAGATCAACCCTTCTGGGCGCGGCGCTTACGCGACCTCGGTGCCAGTGCCGCGACGATCCCGCAACGCGCACTGACCGCAGACAAGCTCTCCGACGCCATCCGCGCGGCCGTCACCGACCACCAAATCGCGAATAAGACAAAGCAACTCGCCGCGCGTATCACTGGCGAGGACGGTGCCGCACGCGTAGTCGACACTGTCGAAAACCTGCTCCACCAATCCACTCACTAG
- a CDS encoding TetR/AcrR family transcriptional regulator produces the protein MGSKDERPESFTRTARKAQIVACAIEVIAEVGYPQASIRKIADRVGIAMSAVLYHFGSKDNLVDAIVEHMYRTMLALVAPALDAETTATGKLNAYIRSCIEYFGTHRAALLALTSTATNFAPGDGRRFDELGLSPEVAEQLTVLDPMAILAAGQRNGEFGDFPLESTAMAVRGAVNSVVEKILREPGYDARGYGEDLVEIFGRVVSSGQ, from the coding sequence ATGGGATCCAAGGACGAGCGGCCTGAGTCGTTCACCCGGACTGCGCGTAAGGCGCAGATCGTGGCCTGCGCGATCGAAGTGATCGCCGAGGTGGGTTACCCACAGGCGTCGATCCGCAAGATTGCGGATCGTGTGGGTATCGCGATGAGTGCGGTGCTCTACCACTTCGGGAGCAAGGACAACCTCGTCGACGCGATCGTCGAGCACATGTACCGAACGATGCTTGCGCTGGTGGCCCCGGCGCTGGATGCCGAGACCACCGCAACAGGCAAGCTCAACGCCTACATCCGCTCCTGCATCGAATACTTCGGCACGCACCGAGCTGCGCTTCTAGCGCTGACCTCGACGGCCACGAACTTTGCGCCTGGCGACGGACGGCGCTTCGATGAGCTCGGACTTAGCCCGGAGGTCGCTGAGCAGCTGACCGTGCTCGATCCCATGGCAATCTTGGCTGCCGGGCAGCGCAACGGCGAGTTCGGCGACTTTCCCCTTGAATCGACGGCGATGGCGGTTCGCGGAGCCGTCAACTCCGTGGTGGAGAAAATTCTGCGCGAACCCGGTTATGACGCACGAGGTTACGGCGAAGACCTGGTCGAGATCTTCGGACGCGTCGTGAGCAGCGGGCAATGA
- a CDS encoding F0F1 ATP synthase subunit C, translating to MAADPEIVKAIITAGGLLGGGVMMAGGAIGAGIGDGMAGAQLVAGVARQPEAQSRMFTPFLITVGLVEAAFFINVAFMALFVFATPGL from the coding sequence ATGGCCGCAGATCCCGAAATCGTCAAGGCGATCATCACCGCCGGAGGACTCCTTGGCGGTGGAGTCATGATGGCCGGCGGCGCGATCGGAGCCGGAATTGGTGACGGCATGGCCGGCGCGCAACTCGTCGCGGGAGTCGCCCGCCAGCCCGAAGCCCAATCCCGCATGTTCACACCATTCTTGATCACGGTCGGCCTCGTAGAAGCCGCGTTCTTCATCAACGTCGCCTTCATGGCACTCTTCGTGTTCGCTACACCCGGGCTATAG
- a CDS encoding NAD(P)/FAD-dependent oxidoreductase — protein sequence MNDHAVVLGAGIAGLVAASVLAEQYASVTVVERDLLPDSPIDRRGVPQGRHLHSLLSRGSQILEELHPGFLADLTDAGAVVLDDSDMRRIYSRIGPYTFNRSGPAADPTALVTYLASRPFLEFHLRRRVAAMPDVTFLDGRDVGELIATEPNRVTGISVGVRDSKSSETLSADLIVDATGRATRTPLLLERLGYPRPPEQTFTADGIYHTQLIAIPDQDSFLERMILVLPEGKAQRGGLVACENNIWMLTIAGRVGDLAYAPTDFADMLILAQDFIPSHVQPALGRAQPLTEVMTYRYPGGVWRRYDQATRYPDGLVVLGDALCSLDPINGQGMTMATLHGDTLRAQLRRANPVDPQSFYAAVAAITKPVWTSNADQASVGADRSPAPVLKRAVGWARRKILESAADDMVITERLMRVANFIDPPKRLLEPVFLGHVAAHHLRERLAMRR from the coding sequence GTGAACGATCACGCCGTTGTCCTCGGCGCGGGTATCGCAGGCCTCGTAGCCGCGTCGGTGCTTGCCGAGCAGTACGCCTCCGTGACGGTGGTGGAGCGAGACCTTCTGCCCGACAGTCCCATTGATCGACGTGGGGTGCCGCAGGGACGGCATCTGCACAGCTTGCTCAGTCGCGGCTCCCAGATTCTGGAGGAGCTACATCCAGGCTTCCTAGCCGACCTGACGGACGCCGGTGCTGTGGTCCTTGACGACTCCGACATGCGACGGATCTACAGTCGAATAGGCCCGTACACCTTCAATCGAAGCGGTCCAGCGGCGGACCCGACGGCATTGGTCACCTACCTGGCCAGCCGACCTTTCCTGGAGTTTCATCTACGCCGGCGGGTAGCAGCGATGCCCGACGTCACGTTCCTCGATGGTCGGGACGTGGGCGAACTCATCGCCACCGAACCGAATCGCGTCACCGGTATCAGCGTCGGCGTCCGCGACTCAAAAAGCTCGGAGACGCTAAGCGCCGACTTGATCGTCGACGCCACCGGCCGGGCCACCCGCACACCGCTGTTGCTGGAGCGGCTCGGCTACCCCCGACCTCCAGAGCAGACATTCACCGCCGACGGCATCTACCACACTCAACTCATCGCGATCCCAGACCAGGACAGCTTCCTGGAACGGATGATTCTCGTCCTACCCGAGGGCAAAGCCCAACGCGGTGGCCTCGTGGCCTGCGAGAACAACATATGGATGTTGACCATCGCCGGCCGCGTCGGCGACCTGGCATACGCACCAACCGATTTCGCCGACATGCTGATCCTCGCGCAGGACTTCATCCCGTCTCACGTCCAACCGGCTCTGGGGCGCGCGCAACCGCTCACCGAGGTGATGACGTACCGCTATCCCGGAGGCGTGTGGCGGCGTTACGACCAGGCGACACGCTACCCGGACGGTCTGGTGGTTCTAGGCGATGCGCTGTGCAGCCTCGATCCCATCAATGGTCAAGGCATGACCATGGCAACTCTTCATGGAGATACGCTGCGTGCCCAACTCCGTCGCGCCAATCCCGTTGACCCGCAGTCGTTCTACGCGGCCGTCGCAGCCATCACCAAACCGGTATGGACCTCAAATGCAGATCAGGCATCCGTGGGAGCCGACCGGTCACCCGCTCCGGTCTTGAAGCGTGCGGTCGGATGGGCCCGCCGCAAAATCCTCGAATCGGCAGCCGACGACATGGTCATCACCGAACGCCTCATGCGCGTAGCCAATTTCATCGACCCACCGAAACGTCTACTCGAACCGGTTTTCCTCGGCCACGTCGCAGCGCACCACCTCCGAGAGCGCCTGGCCATGCGACGTTGA
- a CDS encoding APC family permease has product MVIAAAAPLTVIGGNMPLAMGIGNGAGAPVGFLIAALVLLLFSIGFVAMTPYVPEAGAFFSYVTVGLGQRMGKGIAVVALIAYTAIQVGIYGYIGWAMADTVGFYHGPEIPWPIYSCAVLAIVAVLGYRHIELSAKVLGVALVLEIGIVVLLDLAIVSSPGPAGLTLAPFQPDVFTHGALGIAVLFALTGFIGFEATAVFRDEARDPARTIPRATYAAVLIIGAFYALTCWAFVVAVGPDQVAAVAQHTLAGDGNMLLDTTEASLGRLGRDVVNVLLLTSLFACVLSFHNVIARYQFVLAGKGLLPDRLATVHPRHHSPAFSSLVQTVTAALILGILVALRIDPLVGVFGSMAGVATVGMVLLMTVTSVAVLTYFVRHREQAGGRTWQTRIAPVLACLGLLASMWLVLTNFTLVTGGSAALSTVLAAVPFVGLLLGALVWRPGTVDI; this is encoded by the coding sequence ATGGTCATCGCGGCCGCCGCGCCGTTGACCGTCATCGGGGGCAACATGCCGCTGGCGATGGGCATCGGAAACGGGGCGGGTGCTCCAGTGGGCTTTCTGATCGCGGCGCTGGTGCTGCTGCTCTTCAGCATCGGCTTCGTGGCCATGACACCGTACGTTCCCGAGGCCGGCGCCTTCTTCTCCTATGTGACCGTGGGCCTTGGTCAGCGCATGGGCAAAGGGATAGCGGTGGTCGCACTCATCGCCTACACCGCCATCCAGGTGGGAATCTACGGCTATATCGGGTGGGCAATGGCCGATACCGTCGGCTTCTATCACGGCCCTGAAATCCCTTGGCCCATATACTCATGCGCAGTTCTCGCGATCGTCGCAGTGCTGGGTTACCGCCACATCGAACTCAGCGCCAAAGTTCTCGGCGTCGCCCTCGTTCTCGAGATCGGCATCGTCGTGCTGCTCGACCTCGCGATCGTCTCGAGTCCCGGCCCCGCGGGCCTGACCCTGGCCCCGTTCCAGCCCGACGTCTTCACCCACGGGGCATTGGGTATCGCCGTTCTCTTCGCACTCACCGGTTTCATCGGTTTCGAGGCCACCGCGGTGTTCCGCGACGAGGCCCGCGACCCCGCGCGGACCATCCCCCGGGCGACGTACGCAGCCGTCCTCATCATCGGCGCCTTCTACGCGCTGACCTGCTGGGCCTTCGTCGTCGCGGTGGGTCCTGACCAGGTCGCCGCCGTCGCGCAGCACACCCTCGCCGGCGACGGCAACATGTTGTTGGACACGACCGAGGCAAGCCTTGGCCGCCTGGGTCGGGACGTCGTCAACGTCTTGCTGCTGACCAGTCTCTTCGCCTGTGTGTTGTCCTTTCACAACGTCATAGCCCGCTATCAGTTCGTGCTCGCCGGAAAGGGCTTGCTTCCCGACCGGCTCGCGACCGTGCATCCGCGGCACCACTCCCCAGCGTTCTCCTCGCTGGTGCAGACCGTCACGGCCGCGCTTATCCTCGGAATCCTCGTTGCCCTCAGGATCGATCCCCTGGTCGGAGTCTTCGGTTCGATGGCCGGAGTGGCGACCGTCGGCATGGTGCTGCTGATGACGGTCACGTCAGTAGCTGTCCTCACCTACTTCGTGCGCCATCGCGAACAGGCCGGCGGACGTACCTGGCAGACTCGCATCGCACCGGTACTGGCCTGTCTCGGCTTGCTGGCCAGCATGTGGCTGGTACTGACGAACTTCACGCTCGTCACGGGCGGCAGCGCGGCGCTCAGCACGGTGCTGGCGGCCGTCCCGTTCGTCGGGCTTCTCCTTGGCGCCCTGGTATGGCGACCGGGCACGGTCGATATCTGA
- a CDS encoding CocE/NonD family hydrolase: MGAAAHVGRVGGLAVALGIGVAIVSGAGQAAAAPSDSSSSSSTAHHAGSARTSPAARTKTDSATASKVAQPVAVRPALVRVGATGAVTKARSAVDDSPATPADNPVTLALAAASRRESVAPTQRTLATPATQATAAVAPATPSDVVAIPQTPPLAFLQHIPVLGPVLFTPIVAFIHQIPIFGDILHPLLGYPVQPGASPNAAQPRDVKVVSFDGTEIYVHFMPATGLQKGDQAPTILDGPGLGMPGQTSIYGSFLDGVLTNALGMPSILDLRNAGYNVVTWDPRGEYSSGGTLQIDSPDYEAKDVSAIISWLATQPEVALDGDPANLDPKIGMVGASYGGGIQLVTAATDHRVDAIVPTIAWNSLNTSLYKAQSFKSGWGTILAAALVLTLARTNPAIIPATIYGDLTGTLTQAEQDLLAERGPNYLLDQITAPTLFIEGTVDTLFTLQEADANAQVLIDNGIDTKVLWFCGGHGVCTNDLFNTGGTLIEKRTLAWLDRYVKGDTTTSTGPQFEWVDQRGQYLSSASYDLTPGEPVVASSTKARVLHLVPFLGAGGLLRVLPIGSSPAINALNLTTPAVTTTTYVVGAPQLSFTYSGTGSGNHLYAQLVDNSTGQVLGNQVTPILVTLDGTERTVNVPLEMVAQTLKPGQKVTLQLFSSSASYRAVGALGEVTVSNIELSLPTVDPSTVSVDSV; this comes from the coding sequence ATGGGAGCAGCGGCGCATGTGGGTCGGGTCGGCGGGTTAGCGGTAGCACTGGGGATCGGGGTCGCGATCGTCTCCGGAGCGGGACAGGCCGCAGCCGCCCCGTCGGATTCGTCGTCGTCCTCGTCCACCGCCCATCACGCCGGCTCGGCCCGCACCTCACCGGCCGCGCGAACCAAGACCGATTCGGCCACGGCAAGCAAGGTCGCGCAGCCGGTAGCCGTTCGGCCCGCCTTGGTCCGGGTCGGCGCGACAGGTGCGGTCACCAAAGCGCGTTCGGCGGTCGATGACAGTCCCGCGACCCCCGCCGACAACCCGGTGACGCTGGCGCTGGCGGCAGCATCCCGCCGGGAGTCGGTGGCCCCCACCCAGCGCACGCTCGCCACGCCCGCGACTCAGGCCACCGCCGCCGTCGCGCCCGCCACCCCCTCAGACGTCGTAGCGATCCCACAAACTCCTCCGCTGGCGTTCCTGCAGCACATACCCGTCCTCGGACCGGTCCTGTTCACCCCGATCGTGGCGTTCATCCACCAGATCCCGATCTTCGGTGACATTCTGCATCCGTTGCTCGGCTACCCGGTCCAGCCCGGCGCATCGCCGAACGCCGCGCAACCGCGGGACGTGAAGGTGGTCTCGTTCGACGGCACCGAAATCTACGTCCATTTCATGCCGGCCACCGGACTACAAAAGGGCGATCAGGCACCGACCATCTTGGACGGCCCCGGTCTGGGGATGCCCGGCCAGACCAGCATCTACGGCAGCTTCCTGGACGGCGTCCTCACCAATGCTCTTGGCATGCCAAGCATCCTGGACCTGCGCAATGCCGGCTACAACGTCGTGACCTGGGACCCGCGCGGCGAATACAGCTCGGGCGGCACATTGCAGATCGACTCACCGGACTACGAGGCAAAAGACGTCTCGGCGATCATCAGCTGGCTCGCCACCCAACCGGAGGTCGCGCTGGACGGCGATCCCGCCAACCTCGATCCCAAAATTGGCATGGTGGGCGCTTCCTACGGCGGCGGCATCCAATTGGTAACGGCGGCAACCGATCACCGGGTCGACGCGATCGTGCCGACGATCGCGTGGAACAGCCTCAACACCTCTTTGTACAAGGCACAGTCGTTCAAGAGCGGCTGGGGCACGATTCTTGCTGCCGCACTTGTACTCACGCTCGCTCGAACAAACCCGGCGATCATTCCGGCCACCATTTACGGCGACCTGACCGGAACACTGACGCAGGCGGAGCAGGACCTACTGGCCGAGCGCGGACCCAACTACCTGCTGGATCAGATCACCGCCCCCACACTGTTCATCGAGGGCACCGTCGACACCTTGTTCACACTGCAGGAAGCCGACGCCAACGCCCAGGTGCTCATCGACAACGGCATCGACACGAAGGTGTTGTGGTTCTGTGGCGGGCACGGCGTGTGCACCAACGATCTGTTCAACACCGGCGGCACGCTGATCGAGAAACGCACCCTCGCATGGCTCGACCGATACGTCAAGGGCGATACGACGACCTCGACCGGTCCTCAGTTCGAGTGGGTGGACCAACGGGGCCAATACCTTTCGTCGGCGTCCTATGACCTCACGCCGGGCGAGCCGGTCGTCGCGTCCAGCACCAAAGCCCGGGTCCTGCACCTGGTGCCGTTCCTGGGGGCCGGCGGGTTACTCAGAGTGCTGCCCATCGGGTCGTCGCCCGCGATCAATGCACTGAACCTCACGACACCTGCTGTCACGACGACCACCTATGTCGTGGGTGCGCCGCAGCTCAGCTTCACCTACTCGGGTACGGGCAGCGGGAACCACCTCTACGCCCAGCTCGTCGACAACTCCACCGGCCAGGTGCTCGGCAACCAGGTCACCCCCATTCTCGTGACGCTGGACGGAACGGAGCGCACGGTGAATGTTCCACTGGAGATGGTGGCGCAGACACTCAAGCCCGGCCAGAAGGTGACGCTGCAGTTGTTCTCCTCGTCCGCCTCGTACCGGGCAGTCGGGGCGCTGGGTGAGGTCACCGTGTCGAACATCGAGCTGTCACTGCCCACCGTGGACCCGTCGACGGTTTCCGTGGATTCGGTCTAA
- the acpM gene encoding meromycolate extension acyl carrier protein AcpM — MTITQEVLVAGIAEIIEEVTGIEPAEVTIERSFVDDLDIDSLSMVEIAVQTEDKYGVKIPDEDLASLRTVGDVVAYLQQLAADNPEAAEAIRAQFGKQGE, encoded by the coding sequence ATGACCATCACCCAAGAAGTACTCGTCGCCGGCATCGCCGAAATCATCGAGGAAGTCACCGGAATTGAGCCCGCCGAAGTGACCATTGAAAGATCCTTCGTCGACGACCTGGACATCGACTCGCTGTCCATGGTGGAAATCGCGGTCCAGACGGAAGACAAGTACGGCGTGAAAATCCCCGACGAAGATCTTGCAAGCCTTCGAACGGTCGGTGATGTCGTCGCGTACCTACAGCAGCTGGCGGCAGACAATCCCGAAGCTGCCGAAGCGATCCGCGCTCAGTTCGGCAAACAAGGCGAATGA
- a CDS encoding DmpA family aminopeptidase, translated as MRARDLGVVIGEHPTGPNNAITDVSGVRVGHTTLDQVGPPAVHTGVTVVVPHDDIWTQPLFAGAHRLNGSGEFTGLEWIRESGELTSAIALTNTHSVGVVRDELVSAQVSVRGEGLYWSLPVVGETYDGVLNDINGHHVHPQHVRSALDSARGGPVAEGNVGGGTGMICHGFKGGIGTSSRVTDTAAGRYTVGVLVQANHGRRERLRVNGVPVGEVIGPDVVPLPEVSPRYEAGSGSIIVIVATDAPLLPHQCTRLAQRSALAVGRLGGSGEQYSGDLMLAFATGNRGIPPYAWDEDPATATPEVPLRMVAPQLMTRLFDLTIEATEEAIVNALTSATTMTGHHGMTAYALDHNLFRDSLTPTQQQIRRS; from the coding sequence GTGCGGGCCCGAGATCTCGGCGTCGTCATCGGTGAACATCCCACCGGGCCGAACAACGCCATCACCGACGTCTCCGGGGTGCGTGTCGGACACACCACGTTGGATCAGGTGGGCCCGCCCGCCGTCCACACCGGGGTGACCGTCGTCGTCCCGCACGACGACATCTGGACCCAACCCCTCTTCGCGGGGGCACACCGACTCAATGGCAGCGGCGAGTTCACCGGCCTGGAATGGATTCGCGAATCGGGTGAGCTCACGTCAGCCATCGCCCTGACCAACACCCATAGTGTCGGAGTCGTCCGCGACGAATTGGTCTCCGCGCAGGTGAGTGTCCGTGGCGAGGGGCTCTATTGGTCGCTCCCGGTCGTCGGCGAGACCTACGACGGAGTGCTCAACGACATCAACGGCCACCACGTGCACCCCCAACACGTGCGGTCTGCGCTGGACTCCGCACGCGGCGGGCCCGTCGCGGAGGGCAATGTCGGAGGCGGTACGGGGATGATCTGCCACGGCTTCAAGGGGGGTATCGGCACCTCGTCTCGGGTCACCGACACCGCCGCGGGCCGCTACACCGTGGGCGTGCTGGTCCAGGCCAATCATGGCCGGCGCGAACGGCTCCGCGTCAACGGCGTACCCGTGGGCGAAGTGATCGGGCCCGACGTGGTGCCTCTGCCCGAGGTCTCCCCGCGGTATGAGGCGGGTTCAGGCTCGATCATCGTCATCGTCGCAACCGATGCACCCCTGCTGCCGCACCAATGCACCCGCCTGGCGCAGCGGTCAGCGCTCGCCGTCGGACGACTGGGCGGTAGCGGCGAACAATACAGCGGCGACCTGATGTTGGCATTCGCCACGGGCAACCGTGGCATTCCGCCCTATGCCTGGGACGAGGACCCGGCCACCGCGACGCCCGAAGTGCCACTGCGGATGGTCGCCCCGCAGCTGATGACCCGCCTCTTCGATCTGACGATCGAAGCGACCGAAGAAGCGATCGTGAACGCGTTGACCTCCGCCACCACGATGACTGGACACCACGGCATGACCGCATATGCGCTCGACCACAACCTGTTTCGCGATTCCCTCACGCCGACCCAGCAACAAATCCGTCGATCATAG